The Bacillaceae bacterium IKA-2 DNA window ACACTTGGTCATTAAAGAAGCAGACACTTGCGAAAAATGCGTGACAAAGGATTGTAATTTCTTTTGTCCATCTGATGTTTATGAGTGGGAAAAGAAATTGAAAATCACAACAGTAGCTTTTGAAAATTGTATTGAGTGTGGAACCTGTCGTATCGCTTGCCCATCGGACAATATTGATTGGGTATATCCTAAGGGCGGATATGGAATTACCTATAAATATGGATGAGTGACGTCTAGATTATCAT harbors:
- a CDS encoding 4Fe-4S dicluster domain-containing protein, whose amino-acid sequence is MSNCSVADRLFTIRYKCDDKSHLVIKEADTCEKCVTKDCNFFCPSDVYEWEKKLKITTVAFENCIECGTCRIACPSDNIDWVYPKGGYGITYKYG